One Sulfitobacter sp. S190 DNA window includes the following coding sequences:
- a CDS encoding amino acid synthesis family protein — protein MTAAIRKIAVTIEETHREAGRAIAPPTRKAVAVAVIDNPFAGAYVDDLTPLMDIGAELGALLGKRCVEALGIAPAAAQSYGKSAMVGENGELEHAAAILHPKLGAPLRSAVEKGAALVASSKKMGSPGQVLDVPIGHKDAAYVRSHFDGIEVQLNDAPRANEIMVAVAVTDSGRPLPRVGGLTHEDAEGQDGLR, from the coding sequence ATGACAGCCGCCATTCGCAAGATTGCCGTCACGATCGAAGAAACCCACCGCGAGGCCGGGCGGGCCATCGCTCCTCCCACGCGCAAGGCCGTTGCGGTCGCGGTCATCGATAACCCTTTCGCGGGCGCCTACGTTGATGATCTCACACCGCTTATGGACATCGGCGCCGAACTTGGCGCGTTGCTTGGCAAACGGTGCGTTGAGGCGCTGGGGATCGCGCCTGCCGCGGCCCAAAGCTACGGTAAATCGGCGATGGTGGGTGAAAACGGCGAACTGGAACATGCCGCCGCAATCCTGCATCCGAAATTGGGCGCACCGCTCAGATCTGCGGTGGAAAAGGGCGCGGCACTCGTTGCGTCATCGAAAAAGATGGGCAGTCCCGGACAGGTCCTCGATGTACCGATCGGCCACAAAGATGCCGCTTACGTCCGCAGCCATTTTGACGGGATCGAGGTCCAACTGAACGACGCACCGCGCGCGAATGAAATCATGGTTGCCGTCGCGGTCACGGACAGCGGCAGGCCCCTGCCCCGTGTGGGCGGTCTGACACACGAAGATGCCGAGGGCCAAGATGGGCTCAGATGA
- a CDS encoding MarR family winged helix-turn-helix transcriptional regulator: MGSDEAAATLQRDYVLDVQVGYLLRLASQRHAAIFQRHAIDNLTPTQFSTLIRIAETGEVSQNHLGRLAAMDVATIKGVVDRLRAKGLVQSGPDTHDKRRSLISLTRKGRGMIAQLHDMGTRITDETLAPLSAPERRTLVALLAKISRES; this comes from the coding sequence ATGGGCTCAGATGAAGCGGCAGCGACGCTCCAGCGCGACTACGTGCTGGATGTGCAGGTCGGTTACCTGCTGCGCTTGGCGAGCCAACGTCACGCCGCCATCTTTCAACGGCACGCGATCGACAATCTCACGCCAACGCAGTTCTCCACCCTGATCCGGATCGCCGAAACCGGCGAGGTGTCTCAAAACCATCTGGGACGACTGGCCGCGATGGACGTGGCCACGATCAAGGGTGTCGTGGACCGCCTGCGCGCAAAGGGGTTGGTGCAATCGGGCCCCGATACACACGACAAGCGGCGTTCGCTGATATCGCTTACCCGAAAGGGCCGCGGGATGATTGCGCAGTTGCACGACATGGGCACCCGGATCACGGATGAAACGCTCGCGCCGCTTTCTGCACCGGAACGGCGTACATTGGTGGCGCTGCTTGCCAAAATTTCGCGGGAGTCATGA
- a CDS encoding UPF0280 family protein: MMGPTSVILSCGTRLHLQHGPIDLIIGAEGDRHAAFDAARARFASVLDELVDELPALRRPMTPETPRFNGSIAQLMFDAVLPHAGSLFVTPMAAVAGAVADTVLAAMAAATGNLSRAYVNNGGDIAVHLEPGASFQIAMAGADNSGLGQLRLSHGDGARGIATSGRLGRSLSLGIADSVTVTARSAAAADVAATLIANAVDLPDHPGIGRALAEDIDPDTDLTGHFVTTACPRLPPSDVNTALARGLETARRMQNNGLIDAAALFLQGQCMTVALPETPEFERTPLYA; encoded by the coding sequence ATGATGGGACCGACGTCTGTGATATTGTCCTGTGGCACCCGTTTGCATTTGCAACATGGGCCCATCGACCTGATCATCGGCGCGGAGGGTGACAGACACGCCGCATTTGACGCGGCCCGTGCCCGCTTTGCATCCGTGTTGGATGAATTGGTCGACGAACTGCCCGCATTGCGACGCCCGATGACCCCAGAAACCCCTCGATTCAACGGCTCAATCGCACAGCTGATGTTCGATGCGGTATTGCCCCATGCGGGGTCGCTGTTTGTCACACCGATGGCGGCAGTCGCAGGGGCGGTAGCCGATACGGTGCTGGCCGCCATGGCTGCGGCGACCGGAAACCTGTCACGGGCCTATGTCAACAACGGCGGCGATATTGCCGTCCACCTTGAACCCGGCGCATCGTTTCAAATCGCCATGGCCGGGGCAGACAACAGCGGTTTGGGCCAGCTGCGGTTGTCACACGGAGACGGGGCACGCGGCATCGCGACCAGCGGCCGGCTCGGGCGCAGCCTAAGCCTCGGCATCGCCGATAGCGTCACGGTCACCGCCAGAAGCGCCGCCGCCGCCGACGTTGCCGCGACCCTGATTGCGAATGCAGTCGATCTGCCCGATCATCCGGGCATCGGGCGCGCACTGGCCGAGGACATTGACCCCGATACCGATCTGACCGGTCATTTCGTGACGACCGCCTGCCCCCGACTACCGCCTTCGGATGTGAACACCGCGCTGGCACGTGGTCTTGAGACTGCCCGCCGCATGCAAAATAATGGCCTGATCGACGCAGCGGCGCTTTTCCTGCAGGGCCAGTGCATGACAGTCGCATTACCCGAAACCCCCGAATTCGAAAGGACACCGCTCTATGCCTGA
- a CDS encoding aromatic ring-hydroxylating dioxygenase subunit alpha yields the protein MTSFIRNAWYVAGWSRDFGTDLRALEITGQRLVMFRETGGTVRALEDRCPHRLLPLSKGKRIGDTIQCGYHGMTFDGRGTCVRVPGQDNTPKSAFVERFEVHERHGIVWAWMGDPDLADTDQIFDMPEFTDAGWHAHQGDALHIRSNYLNVAENLVDPAHVSFVHPTTLGSAASENVPVHVSTSGSVISAWRWIRDAAPVGFFQKFGGFSGHVDRWHYYHLHMPSTAVIDFGSIDVAEKCDEEDRNRGVRIFALHFVTPVREDYTIDHWMHLRNSALDDDAASAQMDAMFKVAFAEDKEILEAVHDAEQQPQRRRPIRIAIDKAPTVYRKRIRDRIAAEATDDLGDPGDSSFINHD from the coding sequence ATGACCAGTTTTATCCGCAACGCGTGGTACGTAGCGGGCTGGTCGCGCGACTTCGGAACGGACCTTCGGGCGTTGGAAATCACCGGTCAACGGTTGGTCATGTTTCGCGAAACGGGCGGCACCGTGCGCGCATTGGAGGACCGGTGCCCGCACCGGTTGCTGCCGCTGAGCAAAGGCAAACGGATCGGCGATACGATCCAGTGTGGGTACCACGGAATGACCTTCGACGGCCGCGGCACATGTGTGCGCGTCCCCGGGCAGGACAACACGCCCAAAAGCGCCTTTGTCGAACGGTTCGAAGTACACGAACGGCATGGCATCGTATGGGCCTGGATGGGCGACCCCGATCTGGCAGACACCGACCAGATTTTCGATATGCCCGAATTTACCGATGCGGGCTGGCATGCCCATCAGGGCGACGCGCTGCATATCCGGTCCAATTACCTCAACGTGGCTGAAAACCTCGTGGACCCCGCGCATGTCAGCTTCGTGCACCCCACGACACTTGGCAGCGCGGCGAGCGAGAACGTTCCCGTGCATGTCTCCACCAGCGGCAGCGTAATCTCCGCTTGGCGCTGGATACGGGATGCGGCGCCGGTGGGGTTCTTTCAGAAATTCGGCGGGTTTTCGGGGCACGTGGACCGCTGGCATTACTATCACCTGCACATGCCCTCGACCGCGGTGATCGATTTCGGCAGCATCGATGTCGCCGAAAAATGCGATGAGGAGGACCGGAACCGGGGCGTACGCATTTTTGCGCTGCATTTCGTCACGCCGGTGCGCGAGGACTACACAATCGACCACTGGATGCACTTGCGCAACAGCGCGCTTGACGACGATGCGGCATCGGCGCAGATGGACGCGATGTTCAAAGTGGCATTTGCCGAAGACAAGGAGATCCTCGAAGCCGTGCACGATGCGGAACAGCAGCCGCAAAGGCGCCGACCCATCCGCATCGCAATCGACAAGGCGCCGACGGTTTACCGCAAGCGCATCCGCGACCGCATCGCCGCCGAGGCCACCGATGATCTGGGTGATCCGGGCGACAGCAGCTTTATCAACCACGACTGA
- a CDS encoding amidohydrolase family protein: MEKLVIRNIGQILSGKLEEPIFDGDCLVAIDGRIADWGAEADLDCEGATTQVDAHGVTLAPGLIDSHIHPVVGDYTPRQQQLHWIDSTLHGGVTTLISAGEVHMPGRPKDIVGLKAMAIAAQRWYENFRPSGVKVHAGAPVIEHGMEEQDFKDLADAGVTLLGEVGLGTVKDGKTARQMVEWARKYGIQSTIHTGGPSIPGSGLIDADMVIETGTDVIGHINGGHSALPDDQIVCLCESCTSAFEIVHNGNERSAVLALNTARELDKLDQVILGTDGPAGSGVQPLGILRMIAMLSAFGNVPAEIAFCFGNGNTARQRSLDTGLIEKGMAADFVLLDQAQHAPGKSMLDSVALGNLPGVGMTIIDGIVRSERSRNTPPAQRLPEKLS; encoded by the coding sequence ATGGAAAAACTGGTTATTCGCAACATCGGACAAATCCTGTCCGGCAAGCTTGAAGAGCCGATTTTCGATGGTGACTGTCTGGTCGCGATTGATGGCAGGATTGCCGACTGGGGGGCCGAGGCCGATCTGGATTGCGAAGGGGCCACCACGCAAGTGGACGCGCACGGCGTGACGCTGGCCCCCGGCCTGATCGACAGCCATATCCACCCTGTCGTGGGTGACTATACCCCGCGCCAGCAGCAACTGCACTGGATCGACAGCACGTTGCATGGGGGGGTGACAACGCTGATCTCTGCGGGCGAAGTGCACATGCCTGGCCGCCCCAAGGATATTGTCGGGCTCAAGGCGATGGCCATTGCCGCGCAGCGTTGGTACGAAAATTTCCGGCCCTCGGGTGTCAAGGTCCACGCTGGCGCGCCCGTCATCGAACACGGGATGGAAGAGCAGGATTTCAAGGACCTTGCCGACGCCGGGGTGACGTTGCTGGGCGAGGTGGGTCTGGGCACGGTCAAAGACGGGAAAACCGCGCGGCAGATGGTCGAATGGGCGCGCAAATACGGTATCCAGTCAACGATCCACACGGGCGGTCCGTCCATTCCCGGATCCGGCCTGATCGACGCCGATATGGTGATTGAAACCGGTACCGATGTCATCGGCCATATCAATGGCGGGCATTCGGCCCTGCCTGACGATCAGATCGTTTGCCTGTGCGAAAGTTGCACATCGGCGTTCGAAATTGTCCACAACGGCAACGAAAGATCAGCGGTCCTTGCGTTGAACACGGCGCGGGAGCTGGACAAACTGGATCAGGTGATCCTTGGCACGGATGGTCCTGCGGGATCGGGTGTGCAACCGTTGGGCATTCTGCGGATGATTGCGATGCTTTCCGCATTTGGCAATGTGCCTGCCGAAATCGCGTTCTGTTTTGGCAACGGCAATACCGCGCGTCAGCGTTCGCTCGATACCGGTCTGATCGAAAAAGGTATGGCTGCCGATTTCGTGCTGCTCGATCAAGCGCAGCATGCGCCGGGCAAGTCGATGCTGGACTCGGTCGCATTGGGCAATCTGCCTGGTGTGGGCATGACCATCATCGACGGGATAGTCCGCAGCGAGCGCAGCCGAAACACGCCGCCCGCACAGCGGTTGCCGGAAAAGCTCTCATGA
- a CDS encoding ABC transporter permease, producing MEFFVAQILTGLANASSLFLVACGLSLIFGVTRIVNFAHGSLYMLGAYVGYSLMQVLPGAVGFWGAIVLAGVAVGLIGVVIEMLVLRPVYRAPELFQLVATFGVILVVQDLTLMIWGPEDLLGPRAPGLRGVFRIMGEPIPKYDIVLLLITPFIALGLWYLITRTRVGVLVRAATQDREMVGALGVNQAWLFTGVFALGSALAGLGGALQLPKGGADLLMDFNILAPVFVVVVIGGMGSLPGAYLAAVIISVLNVFGVTYLPQSTLVLMFIVMIIVLMIRPYGLFGREEVAGEHGQVGEPERPIKPAGGRTRIIVAVGLAILALLPLYGSGFAQVLATDILIFCLFAASLHFLLGLGGLVSFGHAAYYGGGAYAAALLVHHFDTRMELAFMLAPLCAGIAALAIGWVCLRLTGVYFAMLTLAFAQLLWSLVFQWGDVTGGDDGLVNIWPAAWLNDTTVFFYFSLIFTVGGILLLRHVAHSPFGYALRAARDSQRQAEATGIHTRRVQLIAFGFAGLMGGLAGALFVFSKGSVFPNELEIARSFDALIVVFLGGVKTLAGGVVGAAFFKGLEDVLTRFEYWRLVMGLLIIFVVIVAPQGIAGTGRRLMRRLTPAPERQRS from the coding sequence ATGGAATTTTTCGTCGCTCAAATCCTGACCGGCTTGGCGAATGCAAGCTCGCTGTTTCTGGTGGCCTGTGGCTTGTCGCTCATTTTCGGGGTCACCCGCATCGTGAACTTTGCCCACGGCAGCCTGTATATGCTGGGTGCCTACGTTGGCTATTCGCTGATGCAGGTGCTTCCCGGCGCCGTCGGGTTTTGGGGGGCAATCGTCCTCGCGGGGGTGGCGGTTGGGCTGATCGGGGTCGTCATAGAAATGCTCGTGCTGCGCCCTGTCTACCGCGCGCCCGAGCTTTTCCAGCTGGTTGCCACCTTTGGCGTTATTCTGGTTGTTCAGGATCTCACATTGATGATCTGGGGGCCGGAGGACCTGCTTGGCCCCCGCGCCCCGGGCCTTCGCGGTGTTTTCCGCATCATGGGAGAACCGATCCCCAAATACGATATTGTCCTGCTGCTGATCACGCCCTTTATCGCTCTGGGGCTTTGGTACCTGATCACACGTACCCGTGTTGGCGTCCTCGTGCGCGCAGCGACGCAGGATCGCGAAATGGTCGGTGCATTGGGCGTCAATCAGGCGTGGCTCTTTACAGGCGTTTTCGCACTGGGGTCGGCGCTCGCCGGTCTGGGGGGCGCGCTGCAACTGCCGAAAGGCGGGGCCGATCTGCTGATGGATTTCAATATCCTCGCGCCCGTCTTTGTCGTTGTTGTCATCGGTGGGATGGGCTCGCTTCCCGGCGCCTATCTCGCGGCTGTCATCATCTCGGTTTTGAACGTCTTTGGCGTGACCTACCTGCCCCAGTCGACACTCGTGTTGATGTTTATCGTGATGATCATCGTCCTGATGATCCGCCCCTACGGGCTTTTCGGGCGCGAAGAAGTGGCCGGTGAACACGGTCAGGTAGGAGAGCCCGAACGCCCGATCAAACCGGCGGGTGGCCGCACGAGGATCATCGTGGCGGTCGGACTAGCAATCCTTGCGCTCCTGCCGCTCTATGGATCCGGTTTCGCACAGGTTCTGGCGACGGACATCCTGATCTTCTGCCTCTTTGCCGCGAGCCTGCATTTCCTGCTGGGATTGGGCGGGCTCGTCAGTTTTGGCCACGCGGCATATTACGGGGGCGGCGCGTATGCAGCCGCACTTCTGGTGCATCACTTCGATACGCGCATGGAGCTGGCATTCATGCTGGCCCCACTTTGTGCCGGCATCGCGGCGCTTGCGATCGGTTGGGTATGTCTGCGTCTGACCGGTGTTTACTTCGCCATGCTCACGCTTGCCTTTGCACAATTGCTGTGGAGCCTTGTGTTCCAATGGGGTGACGTGACCGGCGGCGACGATGGGCTCGTCAATATCTGGCCTGCGGCATGGTTGAATGACACCACCGTATTCTTCTACTTCAGCCTGATATTCACCGTCGGTGGCATTTTGTTGCTGCGGCATGTGGCACATTCGCCGTTCGGCTATGCACTGCGAGCCGCGCGCGACAGCCAGCGACAGGCCGAGGCCACCGGAATACATACGCGGCGTGTCCAGCTGATTGCCTTCGGGTTTGCCGGTCTCATGGGCGGGCTTGCCGGAGCGCTTTTTGTTTTCTCGAAAGGCAGTGTATTTCCCAACGAGCTTGAAATCGCCCGCAGCTTTGACGCGCTTATCGTGGTGTTCCTGGGTGGTGTGAAAACACTGGCCGGGGGCGTGGTGGGGGCGGCCTTCTTCAAAGGGCTCGAGGATGTTCTGACCCGCTTTGAATACTGGCGGCTGGTCATGGGTCTGCTGATCATATTTGTCGTGATCGTGGCACCGCAGGGCATTGCCGGTACGGGGCGGCGCCTGATGCGGCGCCTGACGCCCGCACCCGAAAGGCAGCGCTCATGA
- a CDS encoding ABC transporter substrate-binding protein yields the protein MYRKTFLKALAASAALALSPLAGFAQDTIKIGEINHYKRLAAFAGPYKQGIELYVEEINAAGGVLGKPLEFIFRDDQGEPGEAIKIAEELMTREGAVMLTGSILSNVGLAISSFAGEKGYVYLASEPLADSLVWAAGNKYTFRLRSSTHMQASMLAEAAAESGAKKFATIAPNYAYGKDAVAAFKAALLELVPDAEFVAEQWPAVFKIDAGAEVQALERAKPDAIYNVTFGPDLAKFVREGGDRGLFEGRKVFGLLSGEPEYIDPLGDEAPEGWTVTGYPWYDLDEGAAGEFVTAYQERYDDYPRLGSLVGYMTAQTIAAALEKAGSTETEAIRMAFEGLDVATPMGDITFREADNQSTMGAYVGTTALQDGKGVMVDWSYKYGGDYLPSPEEVAKLRPAE from the coding sequence ATGTACCGAAAGACATTTCTGAAGGCGCTGGCCGCCTCGGCCGCGCTGGCGCTTTCGCCGCTTGCCGGTTTTGCGCAGGACACGATCAAGATCGGTGAGATCAACCACTACAAACGCCTCGCCGCCTTTGCCGGGCCCTATAAACAGGGGATCGAACTTTACGTCGAAGAGATCAACGCCGCCGGTGGCGTGCTGGGCAAACCGCTGGAGTTTATCTTTCGCGACGACCAAGGCGAACCCGGTGAAGCGATCAAGATCGCCGAAGAGCTGATGACCCGCGAAGGCGCGGTGATGCTTACAGGGTCGATCCTGTCAAACGTCGGTCTGGCGATTTCGTCTTTTGCGGGCGAAAAAGGGTATGTGTATCTCGCGTCCGAACCGCTCGCGGACAGCCTCGTTTGGGCGGCCGGAAACAAATACACTTTCCGTCTGCGGTCCTCGACCCATATGCAAGCCTCGATGCTGGCGGAAGCGGCCGCCGAAAGTGGTGCCAAGAAATTTGCCACCATCGCGCCAAACTATGCCTATGGCAAAGACGCGGTGGCTGCGTTCAAGGCGGCCCTTCTTGAGCTGGTCCCCGATGCAGAATTCGTAGCCGAGCAGTGGCCTGCCGTTTTCAAGATCGACGCAGGCGCGGAAGTACAGGCCCTGGAACGCGCAAAACCCGATGCCATCTACAACGTTACATTCGGCCCTGATCTGGCGAAATTCGTGCGCGAAGGCGGCGACCGTGGTTTGTTCGAGGGCCGCAAGGTGTTCGGGCTGCTGTCCGGTGAACCGGAATATATCGATCCTCTGGGCGACGAAGCTCCCGAAGGCTGGACCGTCACGGGGTATCCTTGGTACGATCTGGATGAAGGTGCCGCGGGCGAATTCGTCACGGCTTATCAGGAACGCTACGACGACTATCCCCGCTTGGGATCGCTCGTGGGGTATATGACCGCCCAGACAATTGCGGCGGCTCTCGAAAAGGCGGGTTCCACCGAAACAGAAGCGATCCGAATGGCGTTCGAGGGTCTGGATGTGGCAACACCCATGGGTGACATCACGTTCCGCGAGGCGGACAATCAATCGACCATGGGCGCCTATGTCGGCACCACCGCGTTGCAGGATGGCAAAGGCGTAATGGTCGACTGGTCCTACAAATACGGTGGGGATTACCTGCCGTCGCCCGAAGAGGTGGCCAAACTGCGCCCCGCAGAATAA
- a CDS encoding ABC transporter ATP-binding protein, whose product MLEVKGVNSFYGKAHVLRDLSLDVPRGKVVALLGRNGAGKTTTMKSIMQLVRPASGTVAFQGQDIAGLQPHKVAKLGMGYVPEERRIFTDLTVTENLIVGEQPPRDGAPTWTHDLLFDLFPNLAERRNNRGKALSGGEQQMLTIARTLMGNPSLVLLDEPSEGVAPVIVEQMARVIQQLKSEGLTVLLSEQNLHFAQAVADQVVIIESGTQVYHGSLAELKAHPEIRDAYLAA is encoded by the coding sequence ATGCTTGAGGTCAAAGGCGTAAACAGCTTTTACGGCAAGGCGCATGTGCTGCGCGATCTCAGTCTCGACGTGCCGCGCGGCAAGGTCGTCGCACTCCTGGGGCGCAATGGTGCCGGCAAGACGACGACGATGAAATCGATCATGCAGCTGGTGCGCCCTGCGTCAGGTACGGTGGCATTCCAGGGGCAGGATATCGCCGGGCTGCAGCCTCACAAGGTGGCAAAACTGGGCATGGGCTACGTCCCCGAAGAGCGCCGCATTTTCACCGATCTCACCGTCACGGAAAACCTGATCGTCGGTGAACAGCCGCCCCGCGACGGCGCGCCCACATGGACGCATGATCTGTTGTTCGATCTGTTTCCAAATCTTGCCGAACGGCGCAACAACCGCGGGAAGGCCCTGTCAGGGGGAGAGCAGCAAATGCTGACCATCGCACGCACCTTGATGGGCAATCCGTCGCTCGTCCTTCTGGATGAACCCAGCGAGGGTGTCGCGCCCGTGATCGTGGAGCAGATGGCCCGTGTGATCCAGCAGCTGAAATCCGAAGGGCTGACCGTGCTTTTGTCAGAACAGAACCTGCATTTCGCCCAAGCTGTCGCAGATCAGGTCGTCATCATTGAAAGCGGCACACAGGTCTATCACGGCAGCCTCGCGGAGCTCAAAGCACACCCTGAAATTCGCGATGCCTATCTCGCTGCGTGA
- a CDS encoding ABC transporter ATP-binding protein — protein MTAILETRGLTREFGAITAVDDVSFSLAEGELLALIGPNGAGKSTCFNMLMGQLAPTRGTVLLDGEDITGLAPRQIWKKGVGRTFQITATYSSMTVAENVQMALLSHHGDIFRFRPFAHRMHRDRALQLLDMVGMVAQADRHCAVLAYGDLKRMELAIALAHEPKLLLMDEPTAGMAPRERVALMQLTADIVRDQGVSVLFTEHDMDVVFAHAHRIMVLNRGALIAEGSATDIRNSPLVQEVYLGGGTVFDAEDTHA, from the coding sequence ATGACCGCGATCCTTGAAACACGCGGTCTTACCCGCGAATTCGGTGCCATCACGGCCGTTGACGATGTCAGCTTTTCTCTCGCGGAGGGCGAGCTGCTGGCATTGATCGGCCCCAATGGCGCGGGCAAGAGCACCTGCTTCAACATGCTGATGGGCCAGCTTGCCCCGACGCGCGGCACCGTCTTGCTGGACGGCGAAGACATCACCGGGCTTGCGCCACGCCAGATCTGGAAAAAGGGGGTCGGGCGCACATTCCAGATTACGGCGACCTACAGCTCCATGACGGTGGCCGAGAATGTGCAGATGGCGCTCCTGTCACACCACGGAGACATCTTTCGCTTCCGTCCCTTTGCCCACCGGATGCACCGCGACCGCGCCCTCCAACTGTTGGATATGGTCGGGATGGTGGCGCAGGCAGACCGTCACTGCGCGGTGCTGGCCTACGGTGATCTCAAGCGGATGGAGTTGGCGATCGCTCTCGCGCACGAACCGAAACTTCTGCTGATGGATGAACCCACTGCGGGCATGGCACCGCGCGAACGGGTGGCGCTGATGCAACTGACGGCCGACATCGTCCGCGACCAAGGCGTCAGCGTCCTGTTCACGGAGCATGATATGGATGTCGTTTTCGCGCATGCACACCGCATTATGGTTTTGAATCGCGGTGCCCTGATTGCCGAAGGCAGCGCGACGGACATCCGCAACAGCCCGCTGGTGCAAGAAGTATACCTTGGCGGTGGAACGGTCTTTGACGCGGAGGATACCCATGCTTGA
- a CDS encoding amino acid synthesis family protein, giving the protein MPDVVLRKTIYATEEIFHEGGPVPAKSLRRASALAVITNPFAGRYVEDIQPFMDDLKPLGLQMAQNLVDLLGGADQIEGYGKGALIGAAGELEHGALWHAPGGYAMRELLHDSNAIVPSTKKVTGVGGRLDIPITHINASYVRSHFDSMEVGGNDCPRADELVLALVMSTGARIHNRAGGLAAADITGKDGLR; this is encoded by the coding sequence ATGCCTGACGTCGTTCTGCGCAAGACGATCTACGCCACCGAAGAGATATTTCACGAAGGCGGGCCCGTCCCTGCAAAATCCTTGCGCCGCGCATCCGCTCTGGCGGTCATCACCAATCCGTTTGCTGGACGCTATGTCGAGGACATTCAACCCTTCATGGACGATCTCAAGCCCCTCGGCTTGCAAATGGCGCAAAACCTCGTGGACCTGCTGGGCGGCGCGGACCAGATCGAAGGCTACGGCAAAGGGGCCTTGATCGGCGCTGCCGGAGAGTTGGAGCATGGCGCGTTGTGGCACGCACCGGGCGGGTATGCGATGCGCGAACTTCTACACGATTCAAATGCCATCGTGCCGTCCACAAAGAAGGTGACCGGCGTGGGGGGCCGGTTGGACATTCCCATCACACATATCAACGCATCCTACGTGCGTAGCCATTTTGACAGTATGGAAGTGGGCGGCAATGACTGCCCGCGCGCGGATGAATTGGTGCTGGCGCTGGTGATGAGTACTGGTGCACGGATCCACAACAGGGCAGGCGGACTGGCCGCCGCCGATATCACCGGAAAGGATGGTCTGAGATGA